The Astyanax mexicanus isolate ESR-SI-001 chromosome 4, AstMex3_surface, whole genome shotgun sequence genome segment AAGACCCTTGTGGAGACAGCTTTTGGCATGGCACAAAAGGGCAGTGTGCTCTCTTACCAACTGCCCATTTTACCCACAAAGTCTGTCAAGATGCACCATGATGCTCCATCTTACCCATCGCTGCCTCTGGGTGACTACAGGCTTCTACCAACAGACTGTGTGCACGTGTGCACTCAGGAGGAACACTTCTTCCTTAAAAGCTTGACTGTCACACTGGACATGGCCAATAAGATTGAGCTGGCAACAAGAGAGCAGGCAGCAGACCAGGAGTGGCATCAGCTTCGTAGGCCTCGGATCACCTCTTCACGTTTTAGAGAGGTATGTTTTGTGAGGGGAGCAATTTCTGCAGAATCTCTTGCAGAAAGGATCCTAAAAGGAACCAGGCAAACTGCAAACATGAGGCGAGGGACAGAGTTGGAATTTGAGGCAGCAAAGGAGTATTGcaggatgaaaaatgtaaacTACAGATCCTCTGGCCTTATTATACATCCTGATGCCCCTTGGCTTGGCACTTCACCAGATGGCTTGATTTATGATCCACATGCACAGCCACCATTTGGACTAGTGGAGATAAAGTGCCCCAATGTAAAGAACTATGTGGATTGTAAATACCTTCAAATGCAGTATGGCACACCGACTCTTCGTGATAGCCACTCATACTTCTGGCAAGTCCAGGGTCAACTGCTGATCACTGGCTTGCAGTGGTGCGATTTTGTGGTTTGTGCCCAAGAAGACATGCTTGTGCAGCGTGTTCATGTCGACCCAAAAGTTACAGCAACAATCAGAGAGAGGGTGGACCAGTTTTACTTTCATGTGTACATGCAAAAGTACTTGGCCTGCTCCAAATGAATTACATGAAAAGTGATTCATTACCACTTTGAAAGCTATTGTGTATTTACAGACGTGTTTTGTATATTTAGCAgattatgtattgtttttttataaaaatttatttgtcatgaaaaaatttacaactgtacaaaaaaaaatacatattttgtataCGTTActgtatgcatgttttttttgtccatgcaccattatatatacatatacataaacaatgTTTTCTATACACAAGAGAGGGGGAGCAGTTATAGGTGCAATACATTTATTCAACCCCCACTGTAATTTGCTGCATTAGCTGTTAAATTTGGATGCATCATTTGTGTCTAACCTGTCAGTGAATGGTGAACGTATTTGCAGTGGGAGCTGAATAAATTTGATCACAACAACATTATCACACAAAACCAAGCCTAGTTTCAGGATAGCATATTTACATCTTAAAAACATCTTaacttcaatggaagtcaacctgaaatgtaattttgtagcatttctaatGGTCAGTTAAATCATGAAACAAATGCTAGATTCACATAGGGAAAAAGACACATACAAGACAGTGATGATCTAGACGGGGAAcagaaatgaaaaatgtaatggtAATGTAACTTAATTTGTCAAAACTAAAATATGGGTTAGTAAGTGTAACACTTAAGATTCTTTGGCCCAAGCCTTGACCAGTGGCTTGTTTTGGTAATTTGTTAGAAGGCAGGCGACAGCAAAAAGCTGGTTGATACTGCCTGCAATGGTCAGAGGGATAATAGTATCAAACAGTTTGTTCTCCTTGATTCTCCTAATTGCCCTCTCCACATGAATTCTTAGCCGTGCAATGTCCTGAGTCACAAGCACTTCTTCATGAGATAGCTGTGACTTTTTGCTTAGAAAAGGGGGTCTATAAACTTTACAGGGCACTAGTTCATCTACTCTGAATCCCTTGTCCACCATTACAGCCATATCCTTATCCAAAAGAGGGATAATGCCAGATTGTCTGAACAGTTCTTTATCACTGACAGACCCAGAGAACAATGAGGAAACAAATGTTACAGCACCATGGGGTGACACACCAATCATTCCTTTCAGGGTAGTATGGGATTTGTACTGTGAAAACAGCTCACTCTGTAAGAGTAAAGATGAAGGTGTTTGACATCTCATCTCTGTACAATCAATTATGACTTGTGTGTCAGAGTACTTTCCAAACACGCTTGGCATTGTAGCTCTAATTGCTTCAGGAGACATCCATACTCCAATGGCACCCAATAAGGTGTACAAAAAATTTACCCAAGTCTTGATTATTCTGCTGACAGTGGACTGATGTATGTTGAAACGATCACCCAGATCTTTTTCCTTCAGACCCAGTGACAGGTACACCAAGAACAGGAACAGTTCATCTATTAATGGAAGGCATCGGTTCTGTAGGATGAACAGGGAAAGTGTTGATGGTAATGGCAATAAACCTTGTGGTTCTATGTAGAATTTTCTTGgttattcataatttttaaataagtaaattaacaaCTTTAGAATCATTGTgttgggtaatttaccacagcatgattTAGTAAAACCTGGATGCAGGAACTCTGAGTTTCACTAAGCAACTATTACAATCTCAGAACATAAAGGACTTAAACATAaaagtttagaatttaaaatatattaaagtttactagaaaactagtttcagcattacagatatatatatatatatatatatatatatatatatatatatatatatatatatatatatatatatatatatataaacactccgACCTTCCTGTTTCCTAAAAGGACAGACAATCTCCAAGGCCTTATGTGATTGTGATACAGTTagaaagagagcaaagatcatgaagttaaattattaagtaataagttagaaaattaaaaaaaaaaaaaaaaaatcaaaataaaggtataaaacaattaagaataagagtgtgaggaTGTGGTTATTTCCAATCACACCCTTTAATTGTTACattccattgaggtgtaatacgcagaataatatatatgaataatcaagaaaatcttaCAAAGTTTccctttaatttgtatttttatttagataaaaGTAGTGTTTTCTGGGTGCTGGttttaaacaaaattacaatTATGAACTATGCTTACTGGTCGTCGAGGTGGATCAGCAGCCTTGTCTGGAGCTGTAGTGGTGAGAGTAGGTGCCCGTGTACCAACACGCACAATTCTTCTTGTTGCAGGTTCAATCTGTCTCCAAAATGCTTGGAAATGCTGGTAGCTGGCAAAcctaaatattaaagaaaaataagtcCAGGCATTACATATTCATGCTTACCCTGATAAGCTATACCAATAGACTATAAAAGTACCTTTAGTATTTCAGGCCACAGTAAAATGTtaacataaataatattttatcaggCTGCCCACACAAAGAGCTGACGTTATTAGTCACAAAATATAAATTTGATTAAAGAATGAATCAATTAAAGAAAGAATAATAACGAGTCCTATTAGGATCACTATAGATAAACAAACTAGGTTTGAAAAGGCTATAACTTACCTGGTATAGAATCTGATATCATCGTCTGATGCTGAAAACCTCTCTAAACCAAACGACTGCTTCAGTGTAACCTCGTTCAGCCTCTTTCGGAGCTCTTCTATCACAAGCTGCTGGGCCTCAATTTTCTCACAAGCCATATCCAAAGCTGATGGTTCTGGTTTTCCGTCATAGTCGTGGCACTGAAGCAACAGTTCAACATCCATCTCTTCAGGTAATTCATCCTCTGGTCGCTGTGTTCTCTCCCAAACACTGGGCCTGGCTGGCAACAGAGAGTAGTTATTCCAGGCAAACAACACGGGCACTGCGCCCTCTTTTAAGCGTCTTCTCCCACCCGGAATGACATCTGTGTCAATGAAATGTCTACTACAGACTGTCGTAGTCCTCTTAATCACCAGATTCTCACGTCTTACATTCCGTATCCATACCTTTCGTAAGGTTTCATCCTTTGGAAAGTGGTGGAAACTTACGCAGGAGTTGAACTTTCCTGACATCGCGCACTGAGGTACACAGCAAAAATCACAGTTGGGATTATCCCGTATCTGGTACTTTACTGATCTTGACAAAGCCATCTTCTCACTATCATTAGTTAATTTAGGCGAATAAAACACTACCAATTTATAAACACGCTAAATAGGTTACCGTAGAGTCCGTGTTGCTATTAGCTCTCACTGCTGCTACCGGCTTCTGTGAAAAGTGGAAGTGAAGAGTCCTGTTTTCCGGTTTAGTCACGTGACATTCGACATAACGCCTATATTCGGGTAACTTATGTAATTTCAGGaggaaattggtaaaaaaaaaataggcttggaTGGTAAGAGTATAAACAATAtagcgccgactacaaaatgacaacaCGATTGCAGTAGTCAGCATTCTGAAACATAATTTGGAAATATGTTATGTGTTAAAGGTGCAATTTATTAACGaatacatacattaaaaatggTACAGTGGAAAACAGAATTGtcttataaaattataattacatattacatattacatttagATCATATATCACACACTTTACTGATCAAAATACACTGAGGGTTttttgtgagagaaaaaaaaagttcccgCCAAATCGAccgcccccctcccccctcccccgccCCTCAGTCAAGTTCTTCTGAGGGAAGGGCAGCTTTGGCGCAGCTGCGTTCATTTTTTAATCATCAACGCGCCTAACTGTGACAAGCGACAGAGAACACAGACTTGACATACGAGTAAGTCGTTAAATGTTTAATAGTTTAAATTTAACAATTGGGTAAGGTTAAacacagtaacattagctaactttaaCGTTCTGCCAAACCGATAGCTAGCAGGCTAACTAACGTAACATTACCTCAGTTATGAACTAGCTTagcttttcttattttattgaaAGGTAAAGCCACTGTGAGGTATGTGTGCAAAGGTAACGTTAGTTAAGAATTTTaggttgatgttaatgttatttcatgagctaaCGCTGTGTTTAACTCGGATAAACAGACTGAAAGACAGACctgtgtgatggaaggtgtttattgaaatgattcataatcaatgacgtgtgatgattcataaacaatgacgactattaatgatattactttttgttctatgtgatgataatgtgtactgaactgaacattttaccctcagtgagcatttctgaaatgctgagtgagagttttctctatctggcgccagcagtatgtgtctgtgtgtgtgtgtgtgtgttaaaggaatGTACGTCACAACTGTCGTGTCTACAAGCCCTGGCGCCAGGGCCATCTCCCTCTCCTTCTTGCAGTATtttgaggaccagcctgagatgctcactaagggattatgtcatatcacatgtcagaagaagttgacgtgtcacaatggtggcactgtgcccataattgggaaagcaagatagtaaggatggggtataaagagagcttggcactcttgcgaggcaggagttcactctgtattcattacgtgtggcttctcaataaatcttgttactcattctgatcaagactcagagactctgaatatttctttcttcctgtcattatttttccaccacaatttggcgtcacggaacaggatgagcatggtcttgcgatggagggggagagactagcacctgccgaggacgctctccagcaaaacagctggccccagaagcaagggaaaattccacagaataaggacGAAGTACCGCGGGGGCAGGTGCGGCCTCTCACCCCTCATtcgcaaatccaggcctcatcaacaaacattggtggtgagtgacaggttaactaatttactcattaaggaaattttaaatgtaaacaattgttcttaaattaatttactcccctccatccttccttcagcactccgccctggacagtgtatagttacatgacggtgtacaagactagcctggtcgtgaggcctttattgatgtatgtaaatatatctttaaagtaaagagaagactagcctggtcgtgaggcctctattgatagacgtgtcattagagtataggtcccgggaccgtggggaggagtgcataaataatactaatagtacagggtactgattgtgtattaagcagggatagaagaaggaaggtgagacgtgattattggggctaaattactctgagtcattaaaatcgaatgagagaacaaaatgggatcccaagtaactaaagaattgaaacttaatccaaaaattcatgatacagctcttttcaatcaaatgagccaagactatatgtgtatgtctgtgtgtgtgtgtgtttatgtagtgttgttcaaaagtttggaatcgtcagcatataaacaatatacatatattaaagtagggcagaatattgagccatgctggtactgttcaatgtaacacGTTTTATTATCtttatggagaatgctgtagaattctgaggatggcagtttagtgaatatgtgagacagcttcatgtttgagtagtagtgatgagttttgtacaaatgtccacattgtgaaagtcatccctgattgaaacagaaaagagatgaggattccaggcttttgatacaatgtgtgtgtctgtgcgtgtgtgtaagtgtgtatgtttctaacatttgtctaactctgatattctataagcgaatctaatgatgaatataatgtgtgtgtggctgtgtcagaatcgctccctattccagaaatagtgcactatatagtgtataaaccatttttgcaatactgtttaaaaaccccagcagtacattctgttccctatatagttcactatgaaaaacctaatgcatcacaaaatttagaaattccaaaatatactataatgcaatgcagtgctgttgtattagacgtcctcagagcaggacaaacatggtttattgtttggttgttccataattcgtttagtaaatagaaaatgctacatagtgaaagagttaatgagtgagccattctgaacacagcttctgtcttcatgtggttgaggccttttctattcttattcttttcttattgagactgatttcagctcagtctcagctgaatgagatttaaagaatacacatatctaatttctctagtggttctcatgtatctcagtctatgctgatcttttgattctcttaatgaggatggtagattttagaaaccagtaaggaaagatcttactttctttggaaagctttaatttgacaaacttaatattgtatctattacgagctgcagtgaattgggtctctctttctgacttttaaacaaggagacatcagatgttttttaaaaaaaaaaaaaaaaaaaaaaaaaaaaaaaaaaaaggagctttttgttttgctttccatatgttttctatttctggcaatgaagaacttgcttgcatattcttggctatattttgagtccccatcagagcacaacaatataatgttaatgtttatacagtttagaaatatcaagcatcgtttggctggaaataatttttgttttagttatttcatgaggctaaacaatttttaaccatgttagaattcctttcaggatttcttttttattattatttttttcttttaaggttttttttggagggatttttctcttttgactgattgttgctcagtgctgttttctgggtgtttgagaaggcgggggtggtgctcatcacaggagttttgaccctcagagacagggtcctctgcaacagtactgtgaacatcatctgaaccagagcacttcatgaggagagtctcagatgagagactgtgtttggtccagctgtcggtcgatggctggactgcgtcttcaccggacctgctgtgattgaaatgttacagcactggtccaggaaactggtttcagatctggaagaactgagcgatcagagaccgcttcagacagcacctgctcaaccatcaacaccacccacccccagcagccaatcagcccagtggatccacccctcagcctgagccagcaacagagacgtgagaccagattttttatttttatgcctgtttacttttttccattaaaaggagtgattttatttaatttttgatgtttatgcctcatgtagaaaatgtttggttaaactttaaatctggtggtgactcaaattatgactgttttacctttctttttaagggaaaaaaaaaaaaaaaaaaagggaggttttagcttttttttgtttctcttttaaatagtgtttctcatcaaaaactttgatgaattaaaaataatatctagttcaggaaaaaaaaatctttaatttcattgtaaacagtagccaaacatggttgctgggcagattaatacattagaggcctatcacacattggccctcaattttcactggaaagttttttttaggtttacattatgtaatttatgttgcctaatgactatgatttgtataaaacatttttaataacaatcatctccattaaggcttatgtaagggaagttgtttactggcttttgacaaaattaatacatataaactcagatgtagttgtaactagctaaagtaaccaaacatgctggcttaaataaaaatcaaccatttaaaatcttattaatacatcaatgtagactatcaactacaaaaagagctttgcttgctccaaaagtttttaaaaaatatatatatagggtaagatagaaatctttctcttatatgtgcattaatattaatgctaaattaattcaatatatataataataactagcttgctaaaccaccagctaacagtcttgcaactatgccaaacaagtgaaacttaaatatgtttttattttttgcaattaatttacaggtagcacagttcgcaaaaatatatattggaactgaacaaggaaaataaatattaggccaataacttcaaacaggaccactgcagctcatagcttcaaaatcactgtcataggaactagttagtctaaacttaggtggaccatgcctacaacagcttgtggacacaactccacacacatttaaattctaacatcagccaaatgtttttagactcaggttaacagatggaaaataagtttacaaaggatatagaggaaatgcactgaatgcatcatactcatcagagttttgaaggaactgaactctctacttaataactaaaataaaaagggggtgttttatgctccttgtatgtt includes the following:
- the LOC111190676 gene encoding uncharacterized protein LOC111190676, whose product is MEQQWHKPRTVGVKPGPINKMVVIRPRLSRLSEGGIRSTLYKGLVGDLFDLSVLQIGDTYKDFDREEQPLVATMGISDEKTLVETAFGMAQKGSVLSYQLPILPTKSVKMHHDAPSYPSLPLGDYRLLPTDCVHVCTQEEHFFLKSLTVTLDMANKIELATREQAADQEWHQLRRPRITSSRFREVCFVRGAISAESLAERILKGTRQTANMRRGTELEFEAAKEYCRMKNVNYRSSGLIIHPDAPWLGTSPDGLIYDPHAQPPFGLVEIKCPNVKNYVDCKYLQMQYGTPTLRDSHSYFWQVQGQLLITGLQWCDFVVCAQEDMLVQRVHVDPKVTATIRERVDQFYFHVYMQKYLACSK